The Xiphophorus couchianus chromosome 5, X_couchianus-1.0, whole genome shotgun sequence genome includes a region encoding these proteins:
- the LOC114144282 gene encoding perforin-1-like: MLPDSTSALLLLIVLLVHPSLPTCRIGTQSECDAAPFVPGHNLVGEGFDIVTLQRKGAHVIDVKTYLSPSKTCKLCTNPIQNDAYQKRPYSLASWGASPCNPDIISSYHTTVSSLIKAYTSQDTNDWTFGLEIEKVLFDNFDVGGTGSNAYKFASQQSKEDRYTFSTHSVTCNHYEFILSPTPPLSVEFKRQLDILPSRYDSSTKNEYRDLINTYGTHYFRLVELGGRLRRLISSRSCLSSLDGLTSSEIHSCLSMGVAVGLGKLEISSVQKSCISVLQSQDSATNFSSGLHQHHSEVLGGDGWLGEFSISKSDSTAYMNWLKSLIEHPDVVSFSLRPLYQLVPSKLQQAGMKTAIEEYLKDNAVKKSLQEPDCEGSIQSSKTV, from the exons ATGCTGCCTGATTCAACTTCAGCTCTTCTTCTACTAATCGTCCTCCTTGTTCACCCCTCTCTTCCGACCTGTCGGATCGGGACCCAAAGCGAGTGTGATGCTGCTCCTTTTGTACCAGGCCACAACCTGGTGGGGGAAGGTTTTGATATAGTCACACTGCAAAGAAAAGGAGCTCATGTGATTGATGTGAAGACTTACCTGAGCCCCAGCAAAACCTGTAAACTCTGCACCAACCCTATTCAAAATGATGCCTACCAAAAA cGTCCATATTCTCTTGCTTCCTGGGGTGCCAGTCCATGCAATCCTGACATCATCAGCAGTTATCACACCACTGTTAG CTCTCTGATTAAGGCTTACACATCCCAAGACACCAATGATTGGACG TTTGGCTTGGAaattgaaaaggttttgtttgaCAACTTCGATGTGGGAGGAACCGGCTCCAACGCCTACAAGTTCGCTTCACAACAGAGCAAAGAGGACCGCTACACTTTCAGCACACACAGTGTCACCTGCAACCATTATGA ATTTATATTATCACCCACACCTCCCTTAAGCGTAGAGTTCAAAAGGCAGTTAGACATCCTGCCAAGTCGCTATGACTCCTCTACTAAGAATGAGTATAGAGATCTCATAAACACCTATGGCACACACTACTTCAGACTG GTTGAACTTGGAGGGCGACTGAGACGACTGATATCTTCACGAAGCTGTTTGTCTTCCCTGGATGGATTAACCTCAAGTGAG ATCCACTCCTGTTTATCTATGGGTGTTGCTGTTGGCTTGGGGAAGTTGGAAATCTCTAGTGTCCAGAAATCTTGCATTAGTGTCCTACAAAGCCAGGACTCTGCCACTAACTTCAGCTCTGGTCTTCACCAACACCACTCAGAGGTGTTAGGAGGAGATGGTTGGTTGGGGGAGTTTTCAATTTCCAAAAGTGATTCCACAGCCTACATGAACTGGCTAAAGAGCCTGATAGAACATCCAGATGTTGTTTCGTTCTCCCTACGACCTCTCTATCAGCTCGTGCCAAGCAAACTTCAACAGGCAGGGATGAAAACTGCTATTGAGGAGTATTTGAAGGACAATGCTGTGAAGAAATCACTCCAAGAGCCAGACTGTGAGGGTTCTATTCAGTCGTCAAAAACAGTATAG